A portion of the Lolium rigidum isolate FL_2022 chromosome 1, APGP_CSIRO_Lrig_0.1, whole genome shotgun sequence genome contains these proteins:
- the LOC124698099 gene encoding putative disease resistance protein RGA3, which translates to MTMPPPPRVRLLGGEAGSFFTGAKDGADLESDLDAVSEDDELAAMRRGCQLCKKSLGTAKRLGLLMAEALTAVVAIGWGMKAVGWVASPIISDLFKKASSYLGFDASEKLSELEPKILLLERVMGAVEGSPCRPRLEGLYNKLKSAFYEAEEILDDVEYYSLEKKIQDDKLKSEVAGPSRRLKQILSAVTKSSPLKHQESGMSKVKLKKKLDTLEEMNLPSLSGANQSHGVAAKSRGSVTTSRPLSKIIGRDEDCDKIVAMLHEKEEHGQPESNSAPCYTVVGIHGVGGSGKSTLAQLVCAREKTDAHFDLVMWVHVSQDYCVDALYVQMFEAATGTSCPQLSNRDTLQDILEKKLHGKRFILVLDDVWYNIRNVTQSESMQQILSPLQAGEAGSKILVTSRTEDALLALGVAKQRCIPIPVLDENVFCNLLMHYALHGVPVDDHARRTLEDIGKEIAKKLKRSPLAARIVGAQLRIRQTVEFWRSVRNRDLLNETMGALWWSYHHLCEQVKRCFAFCSIFPRRHLLKRHELVKLWVAEGFARCTSEGGEMEDVCQEYFDELVSASFLQLRAKENPLEKEYYLIHDLLHDLAEKAAGSDCFRIENSWKPQRKCTAVEVPPNVRHLFVETYNEELVTMKICKLYNLRTLIIGGKNIQGAVGEQDLKCMFKKLRKLRVLIISPRYSKEGGCVSLDVRVPACIGQLTHLRYLALRASFFSRGILRLTLPATFSKLYHMQILDFKRFENVEFSTSEDIGDLVNLRHVRFSDLLDIPNIGKLTSLLSMKVFNVRKQQGHELKQLGNLIKLRGQLSIRGLENVESKAEALEANLAGKEGLGTLKLSWERVQASPESQAQVLEGLCPPKDLESLTIEGYQCSTYPSWMHNGGPKHVNHLVLYGCRAQPGPELVGFCAHLRELGIVGCSWDALPDYIEHLTSLQSLEIKSCQNIRSLPALPPSLERLDLNDCGMLACSCKTIGDPDWQKIKHIPYASIYDGNTDRGVGCVMKMGVAQDLKDLSSLVPVRF; encoded by the exons TTGCAAGAAATCGCTCGGAACTGCTAAGCGCTTGGGGCTTCTAATggcggaagcattgactgcagttGTCGCAATAGGATGGGGCATGAAAGCCGTAGGGTGGGTTGCCTCGCCCATCATCTCCGACCTGTTCAAGAAAGCATCCTCCTATCTCGGCTTTGATGCATCGGAGAAGCTGAGCGAGCTTGAGCCAAAGATTTTATTGCTGGAGCGGGTGATGGGAGCGGTTGAGGGGAGCCCTTGCAGGCCTCGTTTGGAGGGACTGTACAACAAACTTAAATCTGCTTTCTACGAAGCAGAGGAAATCTTGGATGATGTTGAGTATTACAGTCTCGAGAAGAAGATACAAGATGACAAGCTCAAGTCAGAGGTCGCTGGGCCTTCACGTCGCTTGAAGCAGATCTTGTCTGCCGTGACGAAGAGCTCTCCACTAAAACATCAG GAGAGTGGTATGTCAAAAGTTAAGTTGAAAAAGAAGCTAGACACATTAGAAGA GATGAACCTGCCAAGCCTAAGTGGTGCAAACCAGAGCCATGGTGTTGCTGCTAAATCACGAGGTAGCGTCACTACTTCAAGGCCTCTATCAAAGATAATCGGACGAGATGAAGATTGTGATAAGATCGTAGCAATGCTTCATGAGAAGGAAGAACATGGTCAGCCTGAGAGCAATAGTGCTCCATGTTACACTGTTGTTGGCATTCATGGTGTCGGCGGTTCTGGGAAATCAACCCTTGCGCAACTTGTTTGTGCCCGTGAGAAAACGGATGCCCATTTTGACCTTGTAATGTGGGTTCATGTTTCTCAGGATTATTGTGTGGATGCCCTTTACGTGCAGATGTTTGAAGCTGCTACAGGTACTTCATGCCCTCAATTGAGTAATCGTGACACCTTACAAGATATATTGGAGAAGAAACTGCATGGAAAACGTTTCATTTTGGTACTAGATGATGTTTGGTACAATATTAGAAATGTGACGCAGTCTGAAAGTATGCAACAGATACTTTCGCCGCTGCAGGCTGGAGAGGCAGGAAGCAAGATCCTTGTGACTAGTCGAACTGAAGATGCATTATTAGCTCTCGGTGTCGCGAAGCAGAGATGTATTCCCATACCAGTCCTAGATGAAAATGTCTTCTGCAATTTGCTCATGCATTATGCACTCCATGGCGTACCTGTTGACGATCATGCTCGTAGAACACTGGAAGATATTGGAAAAGAGATTGCAAAAAAGCTGAAGAGGTCACCTCTAGCAGCCAGAATAGTTGGAGCACAGTTGCGTATAAGGCAAACCGTTGAGTTCTGGAGAAGCGTTCGAAACCGGGACCTTTTGAACGAGACCATGGGAGCTCTGTGGTGGAGCTACCATCATCTTTGTGAGCAGGTCAAGCGTTGCTTTGCTTTCTGCAGTATATTTCCTCGAAGACATTTGTTgaaacgtcacgagttggtaaagCTATGGGTTGCAGAAGGGTTTGCCAGATGCACTAGTGAAGGGGGGGAAATGGAAGATGTTTGCCAGGAATACTTTGATGAACTAGTGTCAGCCTCATTTCTGCAACTTAGAGCAAAGGAGAATCCCCTTGAGAAGGAGTACTATTTAATTCATGATCTGTTGCATGATCTAGCGGAGAAGGCCGCTGGAAGCGACTGTTTCAGAATCGAAAATAGTTGGAAACCGCAAAGAAAATGTACAGCAGTGGAAGTTCCTCCAAACGTCCGACATTTATTTGTTGAGACCTATAATGAAGAATTGGTCACCATGAAGATATGCAAATTGTACAACTTACGCACTCTCATCATTGGTGGTAAAAATATACAAGGAGCAGTTGGGGAGCAAGACCTGAAGTGCATGTTTAAGAAGCTGAGGAAGTTGCGTGTGCTTATCATAAGTCCCAGATATTCAAAGGAGGGAGGTTGTGTCTCCTTAGATGTCCGAGTCCCAGCATGTATTGGTCAGCTTACACACCTGAGGTATCTTGCTTTACGTGCTAGTTTTTTTAGTCGTGGAATTCTAAGGTTGACTTTACCGGCCACTTTTAGCAAGCTATACCACATGCAGATTCTGGATTTTAAGCGCTTTGAGAATGTGGAGTTTTCAACTTCTGAAGATATTGGTGACCTCGTCAATTTGCGGCATGTACGCTTCTCAGACCTTCTGGATATCCCAAACATCGGCAAGCTGACGTCACTCCTATCGATGAAAGTCTTCAATGTAAGAAAGCAACAAGGCCACGAGTTAAAGCAACTCGGGAACCTAATCAAGCTTCGGGGGCAACTCTCGATTAGGGGCTTGGAAAATGTTGAAAGCAAGGCGGAAGCTCTCGAGGCCAATCTGGCCGGTAAGGAAGGGCTGGGTACACTGAAACTGTCCTGGGAGAGAGTTCAAGCGAGTCCAGAATCTCAGGCACAAGTACTAGAAGGTCTTTGCCCTCCCAAGGATCTCGAATCACTGACTATCGAAGGTTACCAATGTTCGACGTATCCAAGCTGGATGCACAATGGTGGCCCAAAGCACGTGAACCATCTCGTGCTCTACGGATGCAGGGCACAACCTGGTCCTGAACTTGTTGGGTTTTGCGCTCATCTACGTGAGCTCGGGATTGTGGGCTGCAGTTGGGACGCCTTGCCAGATTACATTGAGCACCTGACATCACTGCAGAGCCTGGAGATCAAGTCCTGCCAGAATATTCGGTCGCTTCCAGCACTGCCACCATCTCTTGAGCGCTTAGACCTGAATGACTGCGGTA TGTTGGCGTGTTCGTGCAAAACAATTGGAGATCCAGATTGGCAGAAGATTAAGCACATCCCGTACGCATCAATATATG ACGGTAATACCGACCGAGGAGTAGGCTGCGTGATGAAAATGGGAGTTGCACAAGACCTGAAGGACTTATCGTCACTTGTACCCGTGCGGTTCTAG
- the LOC124697531 gene encoding eukaryotic initiation factor 4A isoform X1, with amino-acid sequence MAGMAPEGSQFDAKNYDSKMQELLSQGETEEFFTSYDEVHESFDDMGLQENLLRGIYAYGFEKPSAIQQRGIVPFCKGLDVIQQAQSGTGKTATFCSGILQQLDYGLVECQALVLAPTRELAQQIEKVMRALGDYLGVKVHACVGGTSVREDQRILASGVHVVVGTPGRVFDMLRRQSLRPDNIKMFVLDEADEMLSRGFKDQIYDIFQLLPGKIQVGVFSATMPPEALEITRKFMNKPVRILVKRDELTLEGIKQFYVNVEKEEWKLDTLCDLYETLAITQSVIFVNTRRKVDWLTDKMRGRDHTVSATHGDMDQNTRDIIMREFRSGSSRVLITTDLLARGIDVQQVSLVINYDLPTQPENYLHRIGRSGRFGRKGVAINFVTREDERMLFDIQKFYNVVIEELPANVADLL; translated from the exons ATGGCAGGAATGGCACCAGAAGGTTCCCAGTTCGATGCAAAGAACTATGACTCCAAAATGCAGGAGCTGCT GAGCCAAGGTGAGACTGAGGAGTTCTTCACCTCCTACGATGAAGTTCATGAGAGCTTTGATGACATGGGTCTCCAAGAGAACCTTCTCAGGGGAATTTATGCTTATG GTTTTGAGAAGCCTTCGGCCATCCAGCAGAGGGGCATTGTTCCTTTCTGCAAGGGTCTTGATGTTATCCAGCAAGCACAATCTGGAACAGGAAAGACTGCTACCTTCTGCTCTGGTATCTTGCAACAGCTTGACTATGGTTTGGTTGAGTGCCAGGCCTTGGTCCTTGCTCCCACCCGTGAGCTTGCACAGCAAATTGAGAAGGTCATGCGTGCACTTGGTGACTACTTGGGCGTGAAAGTTCATGCGTGTGTTGGAGGAACCTCTGTCCGTGAGGACCAGAGAATTCTTGCAAGTGGAGTGCATGTTGTTGTTGGCACACCTGGTCGTGTGTTTGACATGCTTCGTAGGCAGTCTCTTCGCCCTGACAACATCAAGATGTTTGTTCTGGATGAAGCTGATGAGATGCTTTCTCGTGGTTTCAAGGATCAG ATTTATGACATCTTCCAGCTGCTCCCAGGAAAGATTCAAGTTGGTGTCTTCTCTGCTACCATGCCCCCTGAAGCCCTTGAGATCACCCGCAAGTTCATGAACAAACCTGTTAGGATCCTTGTCAAGAGGGATGAGCTTACCCTTGAGGGTATCAAGCAGTTCTATGTCAATGTGGAGAAGGAAGAGTGGAAGCTTGACACACTCTGTGACCTGTATGAGACTCTTGCCATCACCCAAAGTGTCATCTTTGTGAACACCCGCCGCAAGGTGGACTGGCTCACTGACAAGATGAGGGGCAGGGATCACACAGTTTCTGCTACTCACGGAGACATGGACCAGAACACTAGGGACATCATCATGAGGGAGTTCAGATCTGGTTCTTCACGTGTGCTCATCACCACTGACCTGCTTGCTCGTGGTATTGATGTCCAGCAAGTATCCCTGGTCATCAACTATGATCTTCCGACCCAGCCAGAGAACTACCTCCATCGTATTGGTCGTAGTGGTCGGTTTGGAAGGAAGGGTGTTGCAATCAACTTCGTGACCCGTGAAGATGAGCGTATGCTGTTTGACATCCAGAAGTTCTACAACGTTGTGATTGAAGAGCTCCCAGCCAACGTTGCCGACCTCCTGTAG